Proteins co-encoded in one Bradyrhizobium sp. 170 genomic window:
- the nudC gene encoding NAD(+) diphosphatase, which yields MSAFDKYPLGKPAFVTHILDRAAHLRANDEKLFALESQRNAGAYVIYRDSLLVRQDADGPRVLLGVEEAVKLGANPGTIFLGLRDSAPVFGMGISAAAVEKLMTRDDVAVTELRGMAMQGTVPPEQLSAIAMAKSMVTWHQRHGFCANCGTRTGMKEGGWKRECPSCKAEHFPRTDPVVIMLVTSGDKCLLGRQKQFMPGMWSCLAGFVEAAETIEDAVRREIFEESGIRCTDVSYYMTQPWPYPSSLMIGCAARALNEDIVVDRTELEDARWFDRAEVALMHRREHPDGLFAAHPFAIAHHLIGRWVHGGNDTSA from the coding sequence ATGTCCGCATTCGACAAATATCCGCTGGGGAAGCCCGCTTTCGTCACCCACATTCTCGATCGCGCCGCGCATCTGCGCGCCAATGACGAAAAACTGTTCGCGCTGGAGAGCCAGCGCAACGCCGGCGCCTATGTGATCTACCGCGACTCGCTTCTGGTGAGGCAGGACGCGGATGGACCGCGCGTGCTGCTCGGCGTCGAAGAGGCCGTGAAGCTCGGCGCCAATCCCGGCACGATCTTTTTGGGGCTACGCGATAGCGCGCCGGTTTTCGGCATGGGCATTTCGGCCGCAGCGGTCGAGAAGCTGATGACGCGCGACGACGTCGCCGTGACCGAGCTGCGCGGCATGGCCATGCAGGGCACGGTGCCGCCGGAACAGCTTTCCGCCATCGCCATGGCCAAATCGATGGTGACCTGGCACCAGCGCCACGGCTTCTGCGCCAATTGCGGCACCCGCACCGGGATGAAGGAAGGCGGCTGGAAGCGCGAATGCCCGAGCTGCAAGGCCGAGCATTTTCCACGCACCGATCCGGTCGTGATCATGCTGGTGACATCAGGCGACAAGTGCCTGCTCGGCCGGCAGAAGCAGTTCATGCCCGGGATGTGGTCGTGTCTGGCCGGTTTTGTCGAAGCCGCCGAGACCATCGAGGACGCGGTCCGCCGCGAGATTTTCGAGGAATCCGGCATCCGCTGCACCGATGTGAGCTATTACATGACACAGCCGTGGCCCTATCCGTCATCGCTGATGATCGGATGCGCCGCACGTGCGCTCAACGAGGATATCGTGGTTGATCGTACCGAGCTCGAGGACGCGCGCTGGTTCGATCGCGCCGAAGTCGCGCTGATGCACCGGCGCGAACATCCTGATGGCTTATTTGCGGCGCATCCGTTCGCGATCGCGCACCATCTGATCGGACGCTGGGTGCATGGAGGAAACGATACGAGCGCATAG
- a CDS encoding phosphomannomutase/phosphoglucomutase — MFPKPKSVLVPNTYEFESGPMVKATGFREYDARWLFEKEINLMGIQALGMGLGALIAELGVKQEIVTGHDFRGYSASIKYALISGLMAAGCKVHDIGLAVTPMAYFAQFDLDVPCVAMVTASHNDNGWTGVKMGANRPLTFGPDEMTRLKEIVLNAAFNNKAGGSYQFHENFPARYIADLTKRPKLKRKLKVVVACGNGTAGAFAPQVMEAIGCEVIPLDTELDHTFPKYNPNPEDMEMLHAIRDAVLKHKADVGLGFDGDGDRCGVVDNTGEEIFADKVGVMLARDMSAIHKDAQFVVDVKSTGLFVTDPVLQKQGAKTAYWKTGHSYMKRRTNEMGALAGFEKSGHFFFNKPFGRGYDDGLVSAIAICEMLDRASDKSMADLKNALPKTWSSPTMSPHCADETKYGVADAVVKHFEALQKKGDKVAGQKIRDLVTVNGVRVTVEDGSWGLVRASSNKPELVVVVESPVSEQRMRDMFEAMDSVLRTHPEVGAYNQKI; from the coding sequence ATGTTCCCCAAGCCAAAATCCGTGCTGGTTCCGAATACCTATGAGTTCGAATCCGGGCCAATGGTGAAGGCAACCGGCTTTCGCGAATACGACGCGCGCTGGTTGTTCGAGAAGGAAATTAATCTGATGGGGATTCAGGCGCTGGGCATGGGGCTCGGCGCGCTGATCGCGGAACTCGGCGTCAAACAAGAAATCGTTACCGGTCACGATTTTCGCGGCTATTCGGCCTCAATCAAATACGCATTGATTTCCGGCCTGATGGCGGCGGGCTGCAAGGTGCACGACATCGGGCTTGCGGTGACGCCGATGGCCTATTTCGCGCAGTTCGATCTCGACGTGCCCTGTGTGGCGATGGTGACCGCGTCGCATAACGACAATGGCTGGACCGGCGTCAAAATGGGCGCCAACCGCCCACTCACCTTCGGCCCCGACGAGATGACGCGGCTGAAGGAAATCGTGCTCAACGCCGCGTTCAACAACAAGGCCGGCGGTTCCTATCAATTCCACGAGAATTTCCCGGCGCGCTACATCGCCGATCTCACCAAGCGCCCGAAGCTCAAGCGCAAGCTGAAAGTCGTGGTCGCCTGCGGTAACGGCACCGCGGGCGCGTTCGCGCCGCAGGTGATGGAAGCGATCGGCTGCGAGGTGATTCCGCTCGACACCGAACTCGACCACACCTTTCCGAAATACAATCCGAATCCCGAAGACATGGAGATGCTGCACGCGATCCGCGATGCGGTGCTCAAGCACAAGGCCGATGTCGGCTTGGGCTTCGACGGCGACGGCGACCGCTGCGGCGTGGTCGACAATACCGGTGAAGAAATCTTCGCCGACAAGGTCGGCGTGATGCTGGCGCGGGATATGTCGGCGATCCACAAGGACGCGCAGTTCGTGGTCGACGTGAAATCCACCGGCCTGTTCGTGACGGATCCGGTGCTGCAAAAGCAGGGCGCGAAGACCGCCTACTGGAAGACCGGCCATTCCTACATGAAGCGCCGCACCAACGAGATGGGCGCGCTGGCGGGTTTTGAGAAATCCGGCCACTTCTTCTTCAACAAGCCGTTCGGCCGTGGCTATGACGATGGCCTCGTCTCGGCGATTGCGATCTGCGAAATGCTCGATCGCGCATCTGACAAGTCGATGGCGGACCTGAAAAATGCGCTGCCGAAAACCTGGTCGTCGCCGACCATGTCGCCGCATTGCGCCGACGAAACCAAATACGGCGTCGCCGACGCCGTGGTGAAGCATTTCGAAGCGCTGCAGAAAAAGGGCGACAAGGTCGCAGGCCAGAAAATCCGCGATCTCGTCACCGTCAACGGCGTGCGCGTCACCGTCGAAGACGGCAGCTGGGGCCTGGTGCGGGCGTCATCGAACAAGCCGGAGTTGGTGGTCGTGGTCGAGAGCCCGGTGAGCGAGCAGCGCATGCGCGACATGTTCGAGGCGATGGATTCGGTGCTGCGGACGCATCCGGAAGTCGGCGCGTATAATCAGAAGATTTGA
- a CDS encoding DNA polymerase III subunit gamma/tau produces the protein MSDAGAPPDKSDGASQSGFELGGQGETAKPYRVLARKYRPSSFEDLIGQEAMVRTVSNAFETGRIPQAWILTGVRGVGKTTTARILARALNYEKPDGSVKGPTIHMPDLGVHCQAIMESRHMDVLEMDAASHTGVDDVRQINDSVRYAPASARYKVYIIDEVHMLSTAAFNAFLKTLEEPPEHAKFVFATTEIRKVPVTVLSRCQRFDLRRVEADVLMGHLSNIAKKEGVEVEPEALGIIARAAEGSVRDSLSLFDQAIAHAAGLVRADAVRQMLGLADRTRVIDLFEHLARGDIASAFGEFRSQYDVGADPVVVLSDLAEFVNFVTRVKIVPATADNVAFGETERVRAREFAAKLSMRVLSRMWQMLLKGITEVQTATRPAAAAEMVLVRIAYVADLPTPDEAIRMLDQNGGGAQMASGGAAPSRAAPPAPVSSMSAASPMRTPASPRSGAEASARPQMVAPSAQTESTPVLRLATFPQLVALAGEKRDILTKTALESDMRLVRFEDGRLEVALERHAARGLVNDLSRKLESWTGRRWTVVISNEAGQPTLRSQNEQARNEHARAAEADPRVQEVLARFPGAKVVEVRRLAAEPPESNINSEELNESSDGDDD, from the coding sequence ATGAGTGATGCTGGCGCTCCCCCCGACAAGTCAGACGGCGCCAGCCAGAGCGGCTTCGAGCTCGGCGGCCAGGGCGAGACGGCCAAGCCCTACCGGGTGCTGGCACGCAAATACCGCCCGTCCAGTTTCGAAGACCTGATCGGCCAGGAGGCCATGGTCCGCACCGTTTCGAATGCGTTCGAAACCGGCCGGATTCCGCAAGCCTGGATCCTGACCGGCGTCCGCGGGGTCGGCAAAACCACCACGGCGCGGATTCTCGCCCGCGCGCTGAACTACGAAAAGCCCGATGGCTCGGTGAAGGGGCCGACCATCCATATGCCTGACCTCGGCGTGCACTGCCAGGCGATCATGGAAAGCCGGCACATGGATGTGCTGGAAATGGACGCCGCCTCCCATACCGGCGTCGATGACGTCCGCCAGATCAATGACAGCGTGCGTTACGCGCCGGCCAGCGCCCGCTACAAGGTCTACATCATCGACGAAGTCCACATGCTGTCGACGGCGGCCTTCAACGCCTTCCTGAAGACGCTCGAAGAGCCGCCCGAGCACGCCAAATTCGTGTTCGCCACCACCGAAATCCGCAAGGTCCCGGTCACGGTGCTGTCGCGCTGCCAGCGTTTTGATCTCCGCCGGGTCGAGGCCGATGTGCTGATGGGGCATCTCTCCAACATCGCGAAAAAGGAAGGCGTCGAGGTCGAGCCCGAGGCGCTCGGCATCATCGCCCGCGCCGCCGAAGGCTCGGTGCGCGATTCGCTCTCCCTGTTTGATCAGGCGATCGCCCATGCCGCGGGCCTTGTCCGCGCCGATGCCGTGCGGCAGATGCTGGGGCTTGCCGACCGCACCCGGGTGATCGACCTGTTCGAGCATCTGGCGCGCGGCGATATCGCCAGCGCCTTCGGCGAATTCCGCAGCCAATATGACGTCGGCGCCGATCCGGTCGTGGTGCTGTCCGACCTCGCCGAATTCGTCAATTTCGTCACCCGGGTGAAGATCGTGCCTGCGACCGCCGACAATGTTGCGTTCGGCGAGACCGAGCGCGTCCGCGCCCGTGAATTTGCCGCAAAATTGTCGATGCGGGTGCTGTCGCGGATGTGGCAGATGCTGCTCAAGGGCATCACCGAGGTGCAGACCGCGACCCGACCGGCGGCGGCAGCCGAAATGGTGCTGGTCCGCATCGCCTATGTCGCCGACCTGCCGACGCCGGACGAGGCGATCCGGATGCTCGACCAGAACGGCGGCGGAGCGCAGATGGCCTCCGGCGGCGCGGCGCCGTCACGGGCCGCGCCCCCCGCACCGGTATCTTCAATGTCTGCCGCTTCGCCGATGCGGACGCCTGCTTCGCCCCGCTCCGGCGCGGAAGCGTCCGCGCGGCCGCAAATGGTGGCGCCGTCGGCCCAAACCGAGTCCACGCCCGTCCTGCGGCTCGCCACTTTTCCGCAGCTCGTCGCCCTCGCCGGCGAGAAACGCGATATCCTGACCAAGACGGCGCTGGAATCCGATATGCGCCTCGTCCGCTTCGAGGACGGGCGGCTGGAGGTGGCGCTGGAGCGCCATGCGGCGCGCGGGCTGGTCAACGACCTCTCCCGCAAGCTGGAATCATGGACCGGGCGGCGCTGGACCGTGGTGATCTCCAACGAGGCCGGCCAGCCGACGCTGCGCTCGCAGAATGAGCAGGCGAGGAACGAACACGCGCGCGCCGCCGAGGCCGATCCGCGCGTGCAGGAGGTGCTGGCGCGATTTCCCGGCGCCAAAGTGGTCGAGGTGCGTCGACTTGCCGCCGAGCCGCCGGAATCCAATATTAACAGTGAAGAGTTGAACGAGAGCTCCGACGGCGACGACGACTGA
- a CDS encoding Lrp/AsnC family transcriptional regulator — MTDLAVQLPEANRRLDAIDRKILTVLQEDASLSVAEIGDRVGLSSTPCWKRIQRLEADGVILRRVALVDQNKIGLGISVFVSVESSDHSEAWLKTFASAVSAMPEVMEFYRMAGDVDYMLRVVVADMASYDVFYKKLISAVPLKNVTSRFAMEKIKSVTALPVPAA; from the coding sequence ATGACCGACCTAGCCGTTCAGCTCCCTGAAGCCAACCGCCGCCTGGATGCCATCGACCGCAAGATCCTGACCGTGCTGCAGGAGGACGCCTCGCTCTCGGTTGCCGAGATCGGGGACCGGGTCGGGCTGTCGTCGACGCCGTGCTGGAAGCGGATCCAGCGGCTGGAGGCCGACGGCGTGATCCTGCGCCGGGTCGCGCTGGTCGACCAGAACAAGATCGGGCTGGGCATTTCGGTGTTCGTCTCGGTCGAGAGCTCCGACCATTCCGAAGCCTGGCTGAAGACGTTCGCCAGCGCAGTCAGCGCCATGCCCGAGGTGATGGAGTTTTATCGGATGGCCGGCGACGTCGATTACATGCTGCGCGTCGTGGTCGCCGACATGGCGAGCTATGACGTGTTCTACAAGAAGCTGATCAGCGCCGTGCCGCTGAAGAACGTCACCTCGCGCTTTGCGATGGAGAAGATCAAGTCGGTGACCGCGCTGCCGGTGCCGGCGGCGTAA
- a CDS encoding sugar kinase, producing MNFQDKAPKVPPRILCIGMPVRDLTFHTPGVPGRGSKENATAFDEICGGNALNGAIGIARLGGRASICGPMGDVNETSSRFIFEQMAHEGIETKHLIHMPGLVTPISAVMIDPSGERTIVTFRDPKLWHVKLPDFDTLLDDCAAILTESRCAEFCTELCAEAVRRGIPVIVDVDRAMSLREGLLNASTHLVFSSEPLQETADVTDDAQALKKIAKLTSSFLAGTRGPRGTIWLDEKGDIQETPAFPVHTVDTLGAGDVFHGAFALAITEKQGLQQALRFASAAAALKCTRFGGAFAAPQRAEVEGLLSHGQVADRASTGQ from the coding sequence ATGAACTTTCAAGATAAAGCGCCCAAAGTCCCGCCGCGGATTCTCTGCATCGGCATGCCGGTGCGCGACCTCACCTTTCATACGCCGGGTGTTCCCGGGCGCGGCTCCAAGGAGAACGCCACCGCATTCGACGAAATCTGCGGCGGCAACGCGCTTAATGGCGCGATCGGCATCGCTCGGCTCGGTGGCCGTGCCTCGATCTGCGGGCCGATGGGAGATGTCAACGAAACATCGAGTCGCTTCATCTTCGAGCAGATGGCGCATGAGGGCATCGAGACGAAACATCTCATCCACATGCCGGGGCTGGTGACGCCGATCTCGGCGGTGATGATTGATCCATCCGGCGAGCGCACCATCGTGACCTTCCGCGATCCGAAACTGTGGCATGTGAAATTGCCCGACTTCGACACGCTGCTGGACGACTGCGCCGCCATTCTGACCGAGAGCCGCTGCGCGGAATTCTGCACCGAGCTTTGCGCCGAGGCGGTCCGGCGTGGCATTCCCGTGATCGTCGACGTCGATCGGGCGATGTCGCTGCGCGAGGGCCTGTTGAACGCCTCCACGCACCTGGTGTTCTCCAGCGAGCCGCTGCAGGAAACCGCAGATGTTACTGACGACGCCCAGGCGCTGAAGAAGATCGCCAAACTGACCTCGTCGTTCCTGGCGGGGACCCGTGGCCCGAGGGGCACGATCTGGCTCGACGAGAAGGGGGACATTCAGGAGACCCCCGCCTTCCCGGTGCATACGGTCGACACCCTCGGCGCCGGGGACGTGTTCCACGGCGCGTTTGCGCTGGCGATTACCGAGAAGCAGGGATTGCAGCAGGCGCTGCGATTCGCCTCCGCCGCTGCGGCGCTGAAATGCACCCGTTTCGGCGGCGCCTTCGCCGCCCCGCAACGTGCTGAAGTTGAAGGGCTTTTGAGCCACGGCCAGGTGGCAGACCGGGCGTCGACCGGCCAATAG
- a CDS encoding HIT family protein has translation MPSDASAWSLHSQLKKDTIDIGDLPLCKVLVIKDAHYPWLLLVPRREGAVEIIDLDEVAQAQLMTEISRVSRALKEVTNCDKLNVAALGNLVPQLHVHVIARRTSDAAWPRPVWGVMPPLAHDAEEVQNFINALRRKIWLG, from the coding sequence ATGCCCTCCGACGCCTCCGCCTGGTCGCTGCATTCCCAGCTCAAAAAGGACACCATCGACATCGGCGACCTGCCGCTGTGCAAGGTGCTGGTCATCAAGGACGCGCATTACCCGTGGCTGTTGCTGGTGCCGCGCCGGGAGGGTGCGGTGGAAATCATCGATCTCGACGAGGTCGCGCAGGCGCAGCTGATGACCGAAATCTCACGCGTTTCGCGCGCCCTGAAAGAGGTCACCAATTGCGACAAGCTCAATGTCGCGGCGCTGGGCAATCTGGTGCCGCAGTTGCATGTCCACGTCATCGCGCGGCGTACCAGCGACGCGGCCTGGCCGCGGCCGGTCTGGGGCGTGATGCCGCCGCTGGCGCATGACGCCGAGGAAGTACAGAATTTCATCAACGCGCTTCGCCGCAAGATCTGGTTGGGTTGA
- a CDS encoding TIGR02281 family clan AA aspartic protease, with protein MILAAVLVGLGTYMAQMADKMSPAPASASASPQKAPAQTVAQASVRSLDIPRDARGHFQTDGRIEGQRVNFMIDTGASLVALNEKSAARFGLRPSRSDYNATVTTANGTIKAARTRLAMIELGGLVVRDVDALVLPDEALSENLLGLSFLSKLKRFEYANGRMVLEQ; from the coding sequence ATGATCCTTGCCGCCGTTCTCGTCGGTCTCGGTACCTACATGGCGCAGATGGCGGACAAGATGTCGCCGGCGCCGGCCTCCGCCAGCGCATCGCCCCAAAAAGCGCCCGCGCAAACGGTCGCGCAGGCTTCCGTCCGCAGCCTCGACATTCCCCGCGATGCCCGCGGCCATTTCCAGACCGACGGCCGCATCGAAGGTCAGCGCGTCAATTTCATGATCGACACCGGCGCTTCGCTGGTAGCGCTGAACGAGAAGTCCGCGGCGCGGTTCGGCCTGCGCCCCTCGCGCAGCGATTACAACGCGACCGTCACCACCGCCAACGGCACCATCAAGGCCGCGCGCACGCGGCTTGCGATGATCGAACTCGGCGGTCTCGTGGTGCGCGACGTCGACGCCCTGGTGCTGCCCGACGAGGCGCTGTCGGAGAACCTGCTTGGCCTGTCGTTCCTGTCGAAGCTGAAGCGCTTCGAATACGCCAACGGCCGGATGGTGCTGGAACAGTAA